One region of Anticarsia gemmatalis isolate Benzon Research Colony breed Stoneville strain chromosome 2, ilAntGemm2 primary, whole genome shotgun sequence genomic DNA includes:
- the LOC142977985 gene encoding U-scoloptoxin(19)-Tl1a-like: protein MKWFIIFCAICMVSANMIEDEELETEKGEERARDKALREIDSVFQEPGCSRKGGMCVIGVDCPEGRLANERGLCTAQKKRKVECCYGISIKETRCQKRGGECLPGRTPCTSRLIYPGATDCPNETTCCILVG, encoded by the exons atgaagtggtttataattttttgtgcTATTTGTATGGTTAGTGCAAATATGATTGAAGATGAAGAACTTGAGACCGAAAAGGGAGAAGAGCGCGCGAGAGATAAAG CCCTGAGAGAGATAGACTCAGTCTTCCAAGAGCCAGGCTGTTCAAGAAAAGGAGGCATGTGTGTGATCGGAGTCGATTGTCCAGAAGGAAGACTTGCTAATGAAAGAGGATTGTGTACAGCACAGAAGAAACGAAAAGTTGAATGCTGTTATGGAA tttCAATAAAAGAGACCCGTTGCCAGAAGCGTGGTGGAGAATGCCTCCCAGGTCGGACTCCGTGCACATCTCGCCTCATATACCCTGGAGCCACTGACTGTCCAAACGAAACCACCTGCTGTATCCTTgttggttaa